A genomic region of Plasmodium malariae genome assembly, chromosome: 14 contains the following coding sequences:
- the GAP45 gene encoding glideosome-associated protein 45, putative, which produces MGNYCRKNKAKEPKRKDINELAEREKLENEAQEIEQVPEEIYDHLDDQHEEPPEQEEEQDDIDEDVNYTMQEKSFDEKHLEDLDRSNSDIYSDSHKYDNASDKLETASQLTLSTDATGIVQQVTKLSEPAHEESIYNTYKSVTPCDMDKLDETAKVFSRRCGCDLGDRHDENACRICRKIDLSDTPLLT; this is translated from the coding sequence ATGGGAAATTATTGTAGAAAGAATAAAGCGAAGGAACCTAAACGTAAAGACATAAATGAATTGGCGGAACgtgaaaaattagaaaacgAAGCTCAAGAAATTGAACAAGTTCCAGAAGAAATTTACGATCATTTAGATGATCAACATGAAGAACCTCCTGAACAAGAGGAGGAACAAGATGATATCGATGAGGATGTAAACTATACCATGCAAGAAAAATCTTTCGATGAAAAACATTTAGAAGATTTAGATAGATCAAATTCTGATATATATTCAGACTCacataaatatgataatGCAAGTGATAAATTAGAAACAGCATCTCAATTGACCTTATCTACAGATGCAACTGGTATTGTTCAACAAGTTACTAAATTAAGTGAACCTGCACATGAAgaaagtatatataacacTTATAAATCAGTTACTCCATGTGATATGGATAAGCTTGATGAAACTGCAAAAGTATTTTCAAGACGATGTGGATGTGACCTTGGAGATCGCCATGACGAAAATGCATGTAGGATATGTAGAAAAATTGATTTGTCCGACACACCTTTGTTGACATAA
- the PmUG01_14057100 gene encoding conserved Plasmodium protein, unknown function yields MDQGVEKLLNQINEMESKNRLIHMQIEELKTTEKELQKNEKELISEIENTCRQLKCMEKDEIELNNDISRVNLICKNVEATLHNEFVKVEIAAQKINQMEYDEEHDKNLHKDLIKCDNKVKLCLVNMQVSNDDLIKLKEIKDKNPLLDNISLEDLYEIFEETTEKYQDNSFKNQCHKIETVDYKTHSYFCNPTHLLHMIKLLADKIGPSNNDPHFNFASIANYYGLKDEEKKPQHIEKFGLSELNKIMISHYKSKKINVNSSS; encoded by the exons ATGGACCAAGGGGTAGAAAAACTGCTTAACCAGATAAACGAAATGGAATCGAAAAATCGTTTAATTCACATGCAAATTGAAGAACTGAAAACAACTGAAAAGGAGttgcaaaaaaatgaaaaggag TTAATATcagaaatagaaaatacCTGCAGGCAGTTAAAATGCATGGAAAAAGATGAGATAGAGTTG AATAATGATATATCCCGTGTTAACTTGATATGCAAAAATGTTGAAGCAACACTACATAATGAATTTGTGAAAGTTGAAATAGCAG CCCAGAAGATAAACCAAATGGAATATGATGAAGAACATGACAAAAACCTTCACAAagatttaattaaatgtgATAATAAGGTTAAGCTTTGCTTGGTTAATATGCAAGTTTCGAATGATGACCTTATCaagttaaaagaaataaaagacaAAAATCCTCTTTTAGATAATATTTCATTGGAagatttatatgaaatttttgag GAAACTACAGAAAAATACCAAGATAACTCTTTTAAAAATCAATGTCATAAAATAGAAACAGTTGATTATAAGACCcattcatatttttgtaatccTACTCATCTACTACACATg ATAAAACTACTTGCCGATAAAATAGGACCCAGTAACAACGACCCACATTTTAAc TTTGCAAGTATTGCTAATTACTACGGATTGAaggatgaagaaaaaaagccCCAACATATAGAAAAATTTGGTTTATctgaattaaataaaataatgataagTCATTATaagtcaaaaaaaattaatgttaaTAGTAGTTCATAA
- the PmUG01_14057200 gene encoding conserved Plasmodium protein, unknown function, with protein sequence MINSKRIYFFYSVCPLFKRRLTSKGISTSTQLIVTCVKDTYRSKIFSKIKWNCISNDILKNKDKFNIEEMLNIINIVSRLHFGKKILILLKPFLLAKLENDNCNYVERIITSYIRANINDDIFYYELCLKVKKNLNAFSQSSLINLLYNINFHSSVNNEYIAKMEIEIISHLMLNIQMEDILNNSFEMKHQKDKISGVKESTLGENSTYCSGDKLYNGKRRQVKEEKINAENILVNEVEKDQAQSTPTKNLFHLKNYHIILLLYAVSNYLLHLHLKNKSNAKSNDNFFKELKKYFKWYDALKMLTHENILVLLGQISPFYLFLLYKAILNSLYIFDDNTMNENLLNHVKDRINNITLQLKNNDTHVKGKTNELIKYINILQQNLIHYSENRKINFQRNYRHNIELVKVILALLQENNKYDINKYYAWHREKVEKVQTILRVIEKG encoded by the exons ATGATAAATTcgaaaagaatatattttttttattctgtgTGCCCCctatttaaaagaagattAACAAGTAAGGGTATAAGTACGTCAACACAGTTAATAGTAACATGTGTGAAGGACACATACAGATCTAaaatttttagtaaaataaaatggaattgTATAagtaatgatatattaaaaaataaagataaatttaatatagaagagatgttaaatataataaatatagttaGTCGTTTACATTTTGGAAAAAagattttaattcttttaaaaccATTCCTATTAGCTAAACTAGAAAACGATAATTGTAATTATGTAGAACGTATTATTACTTCTTATATCAGAGCAAATATTAATgatgatattttttactacGAATTATGTCtaaaagtaaagaaaaacTTGAATGCTTTCTCACAATCTTCTTTAATTAAtctattatataacattaatttTCACTCCTCTGTGAACAATGAGTATATAGCTAAAATGGAAATCGAAATAATAAGCCATCTTATGCTAAACATTCAGATGGAAGACATTTTGAATAACTCCTTCGAAATGAAACACCAGAAAGATAAAATTTCAGGCGTTAAGGAAAGTACATTAGGAGAAAATAGCACATATTGCAGTGgtgataaattatataatgggAAAAGAAGGCAagtaaaagaggaaaaaatcAACGCGGAAAATATTCTAGTAAATGAAGTAGAAAAAGACCAAGCGCAAAGCACACCAACTAAGAATTTGTTTCATTTGAAAAACTACCATATTATATTACTGCTTTATGCAGTTAGTAATTATCTGTTGCATTTACATCTAAAGAATAAAAGTAATGCAAAAAGTAATGATAACTTTTTtaaggaattaaaaaaatattttaaatggtATGATGCTTTAAAAATGCTTACtcatgaaaatatattagtattattaGGACAGATAAGCCCCTTTTACCTATTTTTGCTATACAAGGCGATTTTAAACTCTCTTTATATATTCGATGATAATACTATGAATGAAAATTTACTTAACCATGTTAAAgatagaataaataatattacattacaactaaaaaataatgacaCTCATGTAAAGGGAAAAACTAATgaacttataaaatatataaatatactgcaacaaaatttaattcattattcAGAAAATAGGAAAATTAACTTTCAGCGTAATTATAGGCATAATATTGAACTAGTTAAAGTTATACTCGCCTTACTgcaagaaaataataaatacgaTATAAacaa gTATTATGCATGGCATAGAGAAAAAGTTGAAAAAGTGCAAACAATTCTAAGGGTTATTGAAAAAGGATAA
- the PmUG01_14057300 gene encoding conserved Plasmodium protein, unknown function codes for MTKLATAILYSTYGRNLGNFLFNTFLFFASYLNLVCLMLKKISWLFNVTGYRELYSLYNIKHKCMKEFAKEKKNIQLLNIASIHDLDILNNSIRGTETEINERLSTDIEDFYNDEYNFDFIDMVQDDFDE; via the exons ATGACAAAATTAGCGACAgcaatattatattctaCTTATGGAAGAAATTtaggaaattttttatttaacacatttttattttttgccaGTTATCTAAATTTGGTTTGTCTTATGTTGAAAAAG ATATCTTGGCTGTTCAACGTTACGGGCTACAGAGAATTGTATA GCTTATATAATATCAAACACAAATGTATGAAAGAATTTgctaaagaaaaaaagaatatacaaCTTTTAAATATTGCCAGTATACATGATTtggatattttaaataattctataCGTGGAACGGAAACCGAAATTAACGAACGACTCTCAACAGATATTGAGGATTTTTATAATGACGAATATAACTTT GATTTCATTGATATGGTTCAAGATGACTTTGATGAATAA
- the PmUG01_14057400 gene encoding CAMP-dependent protein kinase regulatory subunit, putative, giving the protein MGNVCTWRQGKENSGDQSSPSMQDKDIQEQFEKYEQTIRSNSKKNNFTQKCTNVDDSKNDLLSELSINKREDDNSKEQTINNDILGEQGSPKNENELMISLNKKNIISKYALNCISNFYGPLLDNYEQYSSDEDETECLSEMDRKEMELKESDLVNLNASQGKRMSVSAEAYGEWNKKKDNFVAKVYKKDEHEKAKIREALNESFLFNHLNKMEMETIVDAFFDENVEQGVNIINEGDDGDLLYVIDEGEVEIYKTKENGKEILTILKSKDVFGELALLYNSKRAATAKALTKCHLWALDRESFTYIIKDNVAKKRQMYEDVLKQITILKGMDPYERSKVADCLKTKTYSDGDIIINEGEQGDTFYILIEGNATALKDNKVIKTYNKGDYFGELALLKNQPRAATVKAQNTCQVVYLDRKSFKRLLGPIEEILHRNVENYKKVLKQLGLDTTCIEGN; this is encoded by the exons atgggCAATGTGTGCACATG GAGAcaaggaaaagaaaattcaGGAGACCAAAGTTCACCAAGCATGCAAGATAAAGATATACAAGaacaatttgaaaaatacGAACAAACAATTAGGAgtaatagcaaaaaaaataattttacacaAAAGTGTACTAATGTTGACGATAgtaaaaatgatttattaaGTGAACtgtcaataaataaaagagagGACGATAATTCAAAAGAACAGACAATAAACAATGATATTTTGGGTGAACAAGGATCCcccaaaaatgaaaatgaactTATGATTtccttaaataaaaaaaatataattagtaAGTATGCATTGAATTGCATTTCTAATTTTTATGGTCCACTGCTTGATAATTATGAAC AATATTCAAGCGACGAAGACGAAACTGAGTGCCTTAGCGAAATGGACAGAAAAGAGATGGAATTAAAAGAGTCGGATTTGGTCAATTTGAACGCTAGTCAGGGTAAAAGGATGTCGGTCAGTGCTGAGGCTTATGGTgaatggaacaaaaaaaaagataattttgTAGCAAAGGTATATAAGAAGGATGAACATGAAAAAGCCAAAATACGTGAAGCGTTAAAtgaatcatttttatttaatcatTTAAATAAGATGGAAATGGAAACAATCGTTGATGCATTTTTTGATGAGAATGTTGAACAAggtgtaaatataataaatgaaggAGACGATGGagatttattatatgtaattgaTGAAGGAGaagtagaaatatataaaacaaaagaaaatggaaaagaaattttaaccATATTAAAATCAAAGGATGTATTTGGTGAATTagctttattatataattcgaAAAGAGCTGCAACAGCTAAGGCTTTAACAAAATGTCATCTATGGGCTTTGGATAGAGAATCctttacatacataataaaagataatgTTGCTAAGAAAAGACAAATGTATGAAGATGTGTTAAAACAAATTACTATATTAAAAGGTATGGACCCTTATGAGAGATCAAAAGTAGCTGATtgtttaaaaacaaaaacatatTCTGATGGagatataattataaatgaagGAGAACAAGGagatacattttatatattaattgaaGGAAATGCTACTGCcttaaaagataataaagTTATTAAAACATACAATAAAGGAGACTATTTTGGTGAATTAgctcttttaaaaaatcaacCAAGAGCTGCTACTGTAAAGGCGCAAAACACTTGTCAAGTTGTCTACCTAGACagaaaaagttttaaaagACTTTTAGGGCCAATAGAAGAAATATTACATAGAAATGtagaaaattataagaagGTCTTAAAACAGTTAGGGTTAGACACCACATGCATTGAAGGGAACTAA
- the PmUG01_14057500 gene encoding nucleus export protein BRR6, putative, with the protein MSIINESKMPIIPIEDTKHYSCSEENDTINLENNSNDLNSFQNFLIRNGSNNGSDKCGDNKKSHALIKKEINNNSNNYNCNNNYSFNSNKNLNLVRRKKGVIRKKDSYGSTHLVLGNIRGNRKLRKKLLWNNCTDQNTNVSEMSYIKDFENNSFMHENGHHMVLYDNKYRDYPRNKGEERSEKIKYFFVYSPDIIQRWIRVIFNIIITSLIVTLIYFIFISVREDINKKVAIQVENVKEESNSCKKQYYAHKCGTVNLPLLNEKCEEWLKCMKTDHKLYQDISFLSAQMLGQIINAFIVQFEWKSICVIAFIFLLIFIGSNYALSIGGGSRVNGAEYSLYNPYMNANSNIPPFPYYPFYPILPQALHYNNGRNTDIPLMNMSFPQNKFFQNSSFSRNPYNHFSHYTYADEHNTSNNSTSRNKDYSDNYGSSKKDSNKKGSKKLGFLKYLTGGFK; encoded by the coding sequence atgagcatAATAAATGAGAGTAAAATGCCCATAATCCCAATTGAGGATACTAAGCATTATTCATGTAGTGAAGAAAATGACACAATTAATCTTGAAAACAACTCGAACGATTTAAATagttttcaaaattttcttataagGAACGGGTCAAATAATGGGTCAGATAAATGTGGAGATAATAAGAAAAGTCAtgcattaataaaaaaagagattaataacaatagtaacaATTACAACTGTAATAACAACTACAGttttaatagtaataaaaaccTCAATTTAGTTAGAAGAAAGAAGGGcgtaataagaaaaaaagactCATATGGAAGTACTCATTTAGTTCTTGGTAATATCAGGGGTAATagaaaattaagaaaaaagttACTGTGGAACAATTGCACAGATCAAAATACAAATGTATCTGAAATGTCTTATATTAAagattttgaaaataattccTTTATGCATGAAAATGGCCATCATATGGttttatatgataataaatatagagaTTACCCAAGAAATAAAGGAGAAGAACGGAgtgaaaagataaaatatttttttgtttattcacCTGATATTATACAAAGATGGATAAgagttatatttaatattataataacgTCATTAATAGTTactttgatatattttatatttatatctgttagagaagatataaataaaaaagtagcTATTCAGGTTGAAAACGTAAAAGAAGAATCGAATTCTTGcaaaaaacaatattatgCTCATAAATGTGGTACAGTCAATTTAcctttattaaatgaaaaatgtgaAGAATGGTTAAAATGTATGAAAACAGatcataaattatatcaagatatttcttttttatcagCTCAAATGTTAGGGCAAATTATTAATGCTTTTATTGTTCAGTTTGAATGGAAAAGTATATGTGTTATTGCctttatatttcttcttatttttattggcAGTAATTATGCCCTTTCTATAGGAGGAGGATCTAGAGTGAACGGCGCGGAATATTCTTTATACAACCCTTATATGAATGCAAATAGTAATATACCCCCTTTTCCATATTATCCTTTTTATCCTATTTTACCTCAAGCtttacattataataatggacGTAATACCGATATACCATTGATGAATATGTCATTCCCTCAAAACAAATTCTTTCAAAACAGTAGTTTTTCCAGGAATCCCTATAATCACTTTAGTCATTACACGTATGCAGATGAACATAACACTTCAAATAATTCAACATCAAGGAATAAGGATTATTCCGATAATTATGGTTCATCCAAGAAAGacagtaataaaaaagggtCCAAAAAATTAGGTTTCTTAAAATATCTGACAGGAGGTTTCAAGTAA
- the PmUG01_14057600 gene encoding DNA gyrase subunit A, putative: MSFNFTFIFLLELFFFLSVINPSFFFIKSEKIHLSCNNTPKKNKTFFIKNVHGYLRKTYLKNISLRKLKNNKLFTRIFEKKKFINKKLISILRAKREDETYGAQDGGKNLRGVAADMINEAIEKVVSGQEGGGMSRKEKKRSNVNRARENKEGRGKEEKEEEEDEKDEEDEEDEEDEEDEVDELDELDESDEVGEVGEVGEVDKEGRTEQVDALIKESLKCIKGEYYDVEICELLSKSFLSYANFLILNRCLCDYRDGLKTVQRRIIWSMHEINKGVVKRSYKKCARIVGEVIGKYHPHGDKSVYDALVRLAQKHHNNNLLIKGYGNFGSVEYNAAAMRYTEAKISNFCYDILLNEINNENIEYMRNFDGNEKEPKVLCSKIPLLLINGCSGIAVSILSNIPCHNLIDVINCSINFLLNPDITNDDLFNIIKGPDFSTGGIVISKKNVLKNMYSTGKGNIEIRSNVFYEYTQNDKTYTNHINDLISLDSSEQDKGSKKLIIKNLPPNVKPNELIENIINLLNEKKYEHDNILLKIRDESEKEDMRIVLELRKSCQIEQIYNFLSFLFKYTHMQINYHCNFVCIGYENSYTQFSLKSFFQLWSENRIKFVKKNYQIKNKNLQKELDIIDLYLIIQKKILQIISFFQKKQNIEEIKIFLKNNFKLNDEQIKYILSMKIQKLINIKNIDFVSQKNKIIAQMKVNQNIINNVHEIKKVIIDELTYIKNKYGINKLHTNDVPVNIKYKYTYINHDKNANNWNIGSGIKQKDTHEKITFSVDPNDSNNGADNDTINEMKNQLIKDEKPNMEIVGRKRKRLIGERGNNNECEESTDEQKKNRIDDLSKYVNNSTLTISNDGEHLAKSSLNIQYRNTYIDSLDRNDKDLYNNDEVLILITYGGYIKKIKINEKLKNHLNNIIKLSNAKYILKENEENLNEKKRKAKNKGDQDGSKVDTTNMEGDTDSSSDIKNSSNSYKIKKSILCRNKDKILLTDNLNKAFLLNVCDLHLSSYDSKGIAINQIIKCSKNITGMTKFDENKKYLIVCSENGKMKVINNDVFLKKKKKGIKLFKNKKNIYFSYCNFDDNCIVGTKNGYIIQFPLSCFKISKKNSLGNKCIFLGKNDKVVDLLSYENNEKNIKNFKIIFLSRNGFGKMINLNELKIQKKKGKGYKIMKFKKAKIKSKINSNNVTITNCQEKQSEVKEKSDKQEKLEVISGLTKLDELPVDAKERSIPTVDENRKNFMHNADMDEFLGFKLYDITKKKENDLLIMITDHAVLIRKNMSLLKKKSRKHSSQIYAKLNKINKLVYFDILQLS, encoded by the coding sequence ATGTCGTTTAATTTtacctttatttttctccttgaactatttttttttttatcagtaATTAACCCTagctttttctttataaaaagcgaaaaaattcatttatcATGTAACAACACGccaaaaaagaataaaactttttttataaaaaatgtacatggatatttaagaaaaacatatttaaaaaatatcagtcttcgtaaattaaaaaacaataagTTATTCACTAGGatattcgaaaaaaaaaaattcatcaATAAGAAGcttatttccattttgcgTGCAAAAAGAGAAGATGAAACTTATGGAGCACAGGATGGGGGAAAAAACCTGAGGGGAGTAGCCGCTGATATGATAAATGAAGCCATAGAAAAAGTGGTAAGCGGACAAGAAGGGGGGGGCATGTCAAGGAAGGAAAAGAAGCGAAGCAATGTGAACCGTGCACGCGAAAATAAAGAAGGACgaggaaaagaagaaaaggaagaagaggaagacgaaaaagatgaagaagatgaagaagatgaagaagatgaagaagatGAAGTGGATGAATTAGATGAATTAGATGAATCAGATGAAGTAGGTGAAGTAGGTGAAGTAGGTGAAGTAGATAAAGAAGGAAGAACAGAGCAAGTGGACGCACTTATTAAGGAGAGCTTGAAATGTATCAAGGGGGAATATTATGACGTAGAAATATGCGAATTACTATCCAAAAGTTTTTTATCGTAtgctaattttttaattcttaatAGATGTTTATGTGATTATCGGGATGGGCTAAAAACAGTACAAAGAAGAATTATTTGGAGTATgcatgaaataaataaaggagTGGTGAAAAGAAGTTACAAAAAATGTGCAAGGATAGTTGGTGAAGTTATAGGTAAATATCATCCACATGGAGATAAGAGTGTTTATGATGCTTTAGTAAGATTAGCACAGAAACACCATAATAACAATTTGTTGATAAAGGGGTATGGAAATTTTGGATCAGTTGAATATAATGCTGCTGCTATGAGATATACAGAAGCAaaaatttctaatttttgttatgatattttattaaacgaaataaataatgaaaatatagaatatatgaGAAATTTTGATGGTAATGAAAAGGAACCTAAAGTGTTGTGTAGTAAAATTCCTCTTCTCCTAATTAATGGATGTTCAGGTATTGCTGTAAGTATATTAAGTAATATACCATGTCACAACTTAATTGATGTTATTAACTGCTCAATAAACTTTTTACTAAACCCAGACATTACAAATGATGAtttgtttaatattattaaaggaCCTGATTTCTCAACTGGTGGTATAgttattagtaaaaaaaatgtgttaaaaaatatgtacagtACAGGTAAAGGTAATATAGAAATAAGGAGTAATGTTTTCTATGAGTATACACAAAATGATAAAACTTATACAAATCATATAAATGACCTAATATCTTTAGACTCTTCTGAACAGGACAAAGGGAGTAAAAAACTgatcataaaaaatttaccgCCAAATGTAAAACCGAATGAATTAATCGAAAATATTATCAACTTattaaatgagaaaaaatatgaacatgataatatattattgaaaatacGAGATGAAAGTGAAAAAGAAGATATGAGGATTGTACTGGAACTTCGAAAAAGTTGTCAAatagaacaaatatataattttttgtcctttttatttaaatacacCCATATGCAGATTAATTATCATTGCAATTTTGTATGTATTGGATATGAAAATAGCTACACacaattttctttaaaatctttttttcaaCTGTGGTCagaaaatagaataaaatttgtaaaaaaaaattatcaaataaaaaataaaaatttacaaaaagaaCTTGATATTATAGACTTATATCTGATTATACAAAAGAAAATTCtacaaattatttctttctttcaaaaaaaacaaaatatcgaagaaattaaaatttttttgaaaaataattttaaactaAATGATGAACAAATTAAGTATATCTTATCcatgaaaatacaaaaattaataaatataaaaaatattgatttTGTAAgccaaaaaaataaaattattgctCAAATGAAAGtaaatcaaaatattattaacaacGTGCacgaaattaaaaaagtaatcaTTGAcgaattaacatatataaaaaataaatacggaattaataaattacataCAAATGATGTTCCAGtaaatattaagtataagtatacatatatcaaTCACGACAAAAACGCCAATAATTGGAATATAGGAAGTGGAATAAAGCAAAAGGACACTCATGAGAAAATCACATTTTCAGTGGACCCAAATGACAGCAACAATGGTGCTGATAATGACACAATTAACGAAATGAAAAATCAACTAATTAAGGATGAGAAACCGAATATGGAAATAGTTggaaggaaaagaaaaagactAATTGGAGAGAGGGGAAATAACAATGAGTGTGAAGAAAGCACAGatgaacaaaagaaaaatcgAATAGATGATTTAAGCAAATATGTAAACAATAGTACATTAACAATTTCAAATGACGGTGAACACTTGGCGAAGAGTTCACTGAATATACAGTACAGAAATACGTACATAGACTCATTAGATAGGAATGATAAAGATTTATACAACAATGATGAAGTGctaattttaattacatacgggggatacataaaaaaaataaagataaatgaaaaattgaaaaatcatttaaataatattattaagttGTCCAATgctaaatacattttaaaagaaaatgaagagaacttaaacgaaaaaaaaagaaaagctaAAAATAAAGGAGATCAAGATGGAAGTAAAGTTGATACAACGAATATGGAAGGAGACACGGATAGTAGCAGTGATATCAAGAACAGTAGTAAcagttataaaataaaaaaaagtattcttTGTAGAAacaaagataaaatattactaacAGACAATCTTAATAAGgcatttcttttaaatgtGTGTGATTTACATTTGTCCTCATACGATTCCAAAGGAATTGCTATTAATCAGATCATTAAGTGCTCAAAGAATATAACTGGAATGACAAAATTTgacgaaaataaaaaataccttATCGTTTGTAgtgaaaatggaaaaatgaaagtaataaataatgatgtgtttttaaaaaaaaaaaaaaaaggaataaaactttttaaaaataagaaaaatatttattttagttaCTGTAATTTTGATGATAATTGTATAGTAGGGACAAAGAATggttatataatacaatttcCACTAAGTTGTTTTAAAATCTCTAAAAAAAACTCACTAGgtaataaatgcatatttctaggtaaaaatgataaagtGGTAGACCTGCTGTCCTATgagaataatgaaaaaaatataaaaaattttaaaattatatttctttcaaGAAATGGATTTGGAAAAATGATTAATCTCAATGAAttgaaaatacaaaaaaagaaagggaagggttataaaattatgaaatttaaaaaggccaaaattaaaagtaaaattaatagtAACAACGTAACTATTACAAATTGTCAAGAAAAACAGAGCGAAGTGAAAGAAAAGAGTGATAAACAAGAAAAATTAGAAGTAATAAGTGGACTAACGAAATTGGATGAATTACCTGTAGATGCAAAAGAAAGAAGTATACCCACAGTTGATgagaatagaaaaaatttcatGCATAATGCTGATATGGATGAATTTTTAGGATTCAAATTATAcgatataacaaaaaagaaagaaaatgaTTTACTTATTATGATTACAGATCATGCCGTtcttattagaaaaaatatgtctttattaaaaaaaaaaagtaggaAACACTCATCTCAAATTTATGCAAAATTGAATAAGATTAATAAACTGGTTTATTTCGACATTTTGCAGTTGTCCTGA